CACCTGGGCGTACCGGCTGAGCGGCGGACGGCTCTTCGGCAAGTGGATCCACGGCGAGCCGATCGCGCTCGTGACCGTGACCGGGCGGAAGACGGGCCGCGCCCTGACGGTGCCGCTCGTGTATCTCCGCGACGGGGACCGGTTGGTCCTCGTCGCGTCGAAGGGCGGAATGGACCAGCACCCGCTCTGGTACCTGAACATGCGCGCGCATCCCGACGTGGAGGTACAGATCGGGCAGGGGGTCCGCCGCATGCGCGCGCGCACCGCCGACGGCGCGGAGCGCGCCCACTACTGGCCGAAGCTCGTCGCCCTGAACCGGGACTTCGACCAGTACCAGGCGCGCGCCCGGCCGGCGCGCGAGATCCCGGTCGTCATCCTATCGCCGGCGTAGCCACGCGACCCGGGGATGCCGCGCGCCGCGTCCACACGGCGAGCATCGCGCCCTCGAGCGGCCTTGCCGCGGGCGTCCGGAGACTTGACAGTCTCGCTGATACAGGAGAACCAGGACGGGAGCGGGTTGCGGTCGCACGGAGAGGTGCGTGAGCCCGGTTGAAACGGCACGACTCGAAATCGTGTGAGGCGAAAGCTTCCGTGGGTTCGAATCCCACCCTCTCCGTTCTCTCGTTCCGGTCGTTGGCGGTGCGCATCGTCCTCGTGGCGGTGCGACGGTTGGAGAGGTGTCCGAGTGGCTGAAGGAGCACGCTTGGAAAGCGTGTGTAGGGTAACACCTACCGTGGGTTCGAATCCCACCCTCTCCGTTGTCTTCCCCGCGGGCCCGGCGGTCAGAGGTTGTGAAGAAATCCCCGGACCGAGCCGGGCGAAGAGCGCCGAGCAGCGCAAGGAGCAACCCGCAGGAATACCTGGAAGGTATTCCGAGGACGTGCGACGCCGCGATGCGACGGCGCTCTGAAGCCCGGCGACGGGAGGGGA
The nucleotide sequence above comes from Deltaproteobacteria bacterium. Encoded proteins:
- a CDS encoding nitroreductase family deazaflavin-dependent oxidoreductase; the protein is MKEARPFSATEVAIAKPVIRVMSRLNTWAYRLSGGRLFGKWIHGEPIALVTVTGRKTGRALTVPLVYLRDGDRLVLVASKGGMDQHPLWYLNMRAHPDVEVQIGQGVRRMRARTADGAERAHYWPKLVALNRDFDQYQARARPAREIPVVILSPA